One window of the Synechococcus sp. CC9311 genome contains the following:
- a CDS encoding pseudouridine synthase, with protein MTRQRLQKLIAAAGICSRRHAEELMREGRVTVNQVTAGLGDQADPSIDRIEVDGRPLSHASRPRLILLNKPRGVISSCSDPQGRETVLDLIPKSLRRGLHPVGRLDGDSRGALLLTNQGAITLQLTHPRYSHSKTYKVQVRGTPTNTTLNRWCNGVELDGVPTQPAEVSLLKQGANQSLLKVILREGRNRQIRRVADALGHPVLDLQRTAISSIDLGSLPEGHWRELTRSEWTSIRLERNECSS; from the coding sequence GTGACCCGCCAACGGTTGCAAAAACTGATCGCAGCTGCAGGGATCTGTTCGCGACGACACGCTGAAGAGCTGATGCGCGAAGGCAGGGTCACGGTGAATCAAGTCACAGCTGGACTTGGCGACCAAGCCGATCCAAGCATCGACCGCATCGAGGTGGATGGCCGTCCCCTCTCTCACGCATCAAGACCCAGGCTGATCCTGCTCAACAAACCCCGGGGGGTGATCAGCAGCTGCAGTGATCCGCAAGGACGTGAAACTGTTCTCGATCTCATTCCAAAGTCTCTCCGGCGAGGTCTCCACCCCGTTGGCCGGCTGGATGGAGACAGCCGAGGAGCGCTCCTATTAACCAATCAAGGTGCGATCACCTTGCAGCTCACTCACCCCCGCTACTCCCACAGCAAGACCTACAAGGTTCAGGTCAGAGGCACGCCCACCAACACAACACTGAATCGCTGGTGCAACGGTGTGGAATTGGATGGCGTACCCACACAACCGGCAGAGGTTTCTCTTCTGAAACAAGGAGCGAACCAATCCCTTTTAAAAGTGATCCTCAGAGAGGGAAGGAATCGCCAAATCCGCAGAGTGGCCGATGCTCTTGGCCACCCGGTATTGGATCTTCAACGAACAGCGATCTCCTCCATTGATCTCGGTTCTTTGCCGGAAGGCCACTGGCGTGAGTTAACACGTTCAGAATGGACTTCGATCCGTTTGGAACGGAACGAGTGCTCCTCATAA
- a CDS encoding RpoD/SigA family RNA polymerase sigma factor has product MAPLALLPDADLVRSYLRDIGRVPLLSHQQEITLGRQVQELMDLEALEAELKDQRGGEEVARDEWAKAAGMSAAQLKRKLQAGRRAKERMVAANLRLVVSVAKKYTKRNMELLDLIQEGTIGLVRGVEKFDPTRGYKFSTYAYWWIRQGITRAIAEKSRTIRLPIHITEMLNKLKKGQRELSQELGRTPSVTELASFVELPEEEVKDLMCRARQPVSLEMKVGDGDDTELLELLAGDGELPSDQVEGECLKGDLRDLLSQLPELQGKVLRMRYGMDGEEPMSLTGIAKSMKMSRDRTRRLEREGLEMLRRGDEQLQAYVLV; this is encoded by the coding sequence ATGGCGCCATTGGCTCTGCTTCCCGATGCGGACCTTGTGCGTTCGTATTTACGAGACATCGGCCGAGTGCCGTTGTTGAGCCATCAGCAGGAGATCACCCTGGGCCGTCAGGTGCAGGAACTGATGGATTTAGAGGCGCTAGAAGCGGAACTCAAGGATCAACGTGGCGGAGAAGAGGTCGCGAGAGATGAATGGGCTAAAGCTGCTGGCATGAGTGCAGCGCAGTTAAAGCGAAAGCTGCAGGCAGGCCGCCGGGCTAAGGAGCGGATGGTGGCCGCCAACTTGAGGCTGGTGGTGAGCGTCGCGAAGAAATACACCAAGCGGAATATGGAACTGCTGGATTTAATCCAGGAGGGAACGATTGGTTTGGTGCGTGGAGTGGAGAAGTTTGATCCCACCCGGGGCTACAAGTTCAGTACCTATGCGTACTGGTGGATTCGTCAGGGCATCACCCGCGCGATTGCGGAGAAGAGCCGAACCATTCGCTTGCCGATCCACATCACCGAAATGTTGAACAAGCTGAAGAAAGGCCAACGGGAGTTGAGCCAAGAGCTCGGCCGCACCCCATCGGTGACGGAACTGGCGTCATTTGTGGAACTTCCAGAGGAGGAAGTGAAGGATCTGATGTGCCGTGCCCGCCAGCCTGTGAGTTTGGAGATGAAGGTGGGCGATGGCGACGACACCGAATTGCTGGAACTGCTGGCGGGTGATGGTGAACTGCCGTCAGATCAGGTGGAAGGTGAATGCTTGAAGGGAGACCTGCGGGATCTATTGAGCCAGCTGCCTGAATTGCAGGGAAAAGTGTTGCGAATGCGCTATGGAATGGATGGAGAAGAGCCGATGAGCCTCACGGGTATTGCTAAATCGATGAAGATGAGTCGCGATCGGACGCGAAGACTCGAGCGTGAAGGCTTGGAGATGCTCCGTAGGGGTGACGAACAACTCCAGGCCTATGTCCTTGTTTAA
- a CDS encoding AarF/ABC1/UbiB kinase family protein, with translation MRYAPGKDARWLLLRPWIYLPRIFQIVWALTGLVVSLLLRGRSKDSEVQRKLARTLLRTLTNLGPCFIKVGQALSTRPDLIRRDWLDELTKLQDDLPSFDHAIALQTVEEELGAPVEQLFEDFPTVPVAAASLGQVYKARLHGQHWVAVKVQRPNLAFILRRDMVLIRTLGVLGAPFLPLNLGFGLGEIIDEFGRSLFEEIDYYCEADNAERFSTLFADNPAVTIPKVERLLSAKRVLTTSWIHGTKMRDRQELKSQRLNPPALIRTGVISGLQQLLEYGYFHADPHPGNLFALSGQTGDLGHVAYVDFGMMDSISDSDRLTLTGAVVHLINKDFSALANDFQQLGFLAPNADLESIIPPLREVLGGSLGDSVGTFNFKAITDRFSELMYDYPFRVPARFALIIRAVVSQEGLALRLDPDFKIIAVAYPYVAKRLLAGDTKEMREKLLEVLFDSEGHLRLERLESLLEVVGSDAPTPGAELIPVAGAGLRLLLSKDGADLRRRMLLTLVRDDRLSTEDIRSLTSLIGRTFSPRRIAGRMLQQLNPLAPA, from the coding sequence ATGCGTTACGCGCCTGGAAAAGATGCGCGCTGGCTCTTATTGAGACCCTGGATTTATCTACCGCGGATATTCCAAATCGTCTGGGCACTAACTGGTTTAGTGGTCAGCTTGCTGCTTCGTGGCAGAAGTAAAGATTCCGAGGTGCAGCGCAAACTGGCGAGAACCCTTCTTCGAACTCTTACAAATCTAGGGCCTTGTTTCATCAAAGTGGGACAAGCCCTGTCCACACGGCCTGATCTGATCCGACGTGATTGGCTCGATGAACTCACCAAGCTTCAGGACGATCTCCCCTCTTTCGACCACGCAATCGCACTACAAACCGTTGAAGAGGAGCTAGGAGCTCCGGTGGAGCAACTCTTCGAAGACTTCCCCACCGTGCCTGTTGCGGCAGCCAGCCTGGGTCAGGTCTACAAGGCGCGTTTGCATGGTCAGCATTGGGTTGCGGTGAAGGTGCAGCGGCCCAATCTCGCCTTTATTTTGCGCCGTGACATGGTGCTGATTCGCACCTTGGGCGTTTTGGGAGCACCTTTTCTGCCTCTCAACTTGGGCTTCGGATTGGGAGAGATTATCGATGAGTTTGGTCGCAGTTTGTTTGAAGAAATTGATTACTACTGCGAAGCCGACAACGCCGAACGCTTTTCAACCCTGTTTGCTGATAATCCAGCCGTCACAATTCCAAAAGTAGAGCGATTGCTTTCAGCAAAGCGAGTGCTCACCACCTCCTGGATTCATGGGACCAAGATGAGAGATCGGCAGGAGTTGAAATCTCAACGTCTCAATCCCCCAGCCCTCATCCGCACAGGTGTAATCAGCGGCCTACAACAACTTCTCGAATACGGATACTTCCATGCAGATCCTCACCCAGGGAACTTATTTGCCCTGAGTGGTCAAACTGGAGATCTCGGTCACGTGGCCTACGTGGACTTCGGAATGATGGACTCCATCAGTGATTCCGACCGTTTAACACTCACTGGTGCGGTCGTTCACCTCATCAATAAAGACTTTTCTGCCCTGGCCAACGATTTCCAACAGTTGGGATTTTTGGCACCTAACGCAGATCTTGAGTCGATCATTCCTCCGCTGAGAGAAGTGTTGGGCGGAAGCCTGGGTGATTCCGTGGGCACCTTCAATTTCAAAGCCATTACCGATCGCTTTTCGGAATTGATGTACGACTATCCATTCCGAGTGCCAGCTCGGTTCGCCCTCATCATCCGTGCCGTTGTGAGCCAGGAAGGTCTTGCCCTGCGTCTTGACCCAGATTTCAAAATCATTGCAGTGGCCTACCCCTACGTGGCCAAACGTCTCTTAGCTGGAGATACCAAAGAGATGCGCGAAAAGCTTCTAGAGGTCTTGTTCGATTCCGAAGGTCATCTTCGCCTCGAACGACTGGAAAGCCTGCTAGAAGTCGTGGGCAGTGACGCTCCCACACCTGGTGCTGAGCTCATTCCAGTTGCAGGGGCAGGTTTGCGCTTATTGCTGAGTAAGGATGGCGCAGACCTACGCAGGCGAATGCTGCTCACCCTTGTGCGTGACGATCGCCTCAGTACGGAAGACATCAGGTCCCTGACCTCCCTGATCGGACGAACCTTTAGCCCTCGTCGCATTGCTGGGCGCATGCTGCAGCAACTGAACCCACTAGCTCCCGCTTAG
- a CDS encoding aminotransferase class I/II-fold pyridoxal phosphate-dependent enzyme gives MHSLIPLLWPDRRQSLHLPVHGRGRALPPALKRLLRKPPGSWDLPELPEIGGPLEKDGAVADAQARLASRLGVAGCWFGVNGSTGLLQAALSALAGPGQAVLLPRNAHRSLIAACVLGGIRPVFLPVPFLSDRGHPGAMSAQGLESALTALPSIPESIVGAVLVHPTYHGYASDPTPLIAALHRRGLPVLVDEAHGTHFAFAGGEALPRSSLHAGADLVVHSLHKSAPGLGQTAVLWLQGMRVSSAAVRASLLRFQTSSPSALLLASCEATLNWMLTPTWERLLQRRLKEARQLAIRLVAAGLPLRSSDDPLRLILLTAEKGISGLDADAWLMQRGLIAELPEPFCLTFCLGLASQHGLAQRMQRLWRRLQESHPSSGPLEPLLLPPLQTCSTPELLPALAVRAPACELSIHDSAGRIAAEMICPYPPGVPLLIPGERIGLDRLEWLLSQHRRWPELVPGMVKVLAEEPQVQLG, from the coding sequence ATGCACTCCTTAATTCCGTTGCTATGGCCTGATCGGCGGCAGTCGTTGCATTTGCCGGTGCATGGTCGGGGCAGAGCCTTGCCGCCAGCTCTGAAGCGCCTGCTGCGGAAGCCACCCGGTAGTTGGGATCTTCCAGAACTTCCTGAGATTGGTGGGCCCCTTGAGAAGGATGGTGCTGTTGCAGATGCGCAAGCGCGACTGGCTTCCCGGTTGGGTGTTGCCGGTTGTTGGTTCGGTGTTAACGGTTCAACTGGTTTGCTTCAAGCAGCGCTTTCGGCCTTGGCTGGACCTGGCCAGGCTGTGTTGTTACCGCGCAATGCGCATCGCAGCTTGATTGCTGCCTGCGTGTTGGGAGGGATTCGGCCTGTTTTTTTACCTGTTCCATTCCTTTCTGATCGTGGACATCCGGGTGCGATGTCTGCGCAGGGTTTGGAGAGCGCGCTCACAGCTCTGCCTTCCATCCCTGAGTCGATCGTGGGCGCCGTGTTGGTGCATCCCACCTATCACGGTTATGCATCCGACCCCACCCCTTTAATCGCAGCCCTGCATCGTCGCGGCTTGCCCGTGCTTGTGGATGAAGCGCATGGCACCCACTTTGCTTTCGCTGGTGGGGAAGCCTTGCCTCGCTCCTCCCTTCATGCGGGCGCTGATCTCGTTGTGCATTCCTTGCATAAATCAGCACCTGGTCTGGGGCAGACAGCTGTTCTTTGGCTTCAGGGCATGCGTGTGAGTTCTGCAGCAGTGCGAGCGTCGTTGCTTAGGTTTCAGACCAGCAGCCCCAGTGCCTTGTTGTTGGCCTCCTGTGAGGCCACTTTGAATTGGATGCTGACCCCAACCTGGGAACGCTTGCTGCAGAGAAGATTGAAAGAAGCGCGTCAGCTTGCCATTCGACTTGTTGCTGCAGGACTGCCGTTGAGGAGCAGTGATGACCCCTTGCGTTTGATTTTGCTGACGGCTGAGAAGGGAATCAGTGGTTTGGATGCCGATGCATGGTTAATGCAGCGTGGATTAATCGCTGAACTTCCAGAACCCTTTTGTTTAACCTTTTGCCTGGGCTTGGCGTCTCAGCATGGGTTGGCCCAACGTATGCAACGACTTTGGCGGAGGCTTCAGGAGTCTCACCCCAGTTCTGGGCCTTTGGAACCGTTGCTCTTGCCGCCGTTACAGACCTGTTCAACGCCTGAACTGCTTCCAGCGCTTGCTGTTCGGGCTCCAGCGTGTGAGCTGTCTATCCACGACAGCGCTGGACGTATTGCCGCAGAAATGATTTGTCCTTATCCGCCAGGCGTTCCATTGCTCATCCCTGGCGAAAGAATTGGATTGGATCGCTTGGAGTGGTTGTTGAGTCAGCACCGCAGATGGCCGGAACTGGTGCCCGGTATGGTGAAAGTTCTGGCTGAAGAGCCGCAGGTGCAACTGGGGTGA
- a CDS encoding phosphatidate cytidylyltransferase has protein sequence MISDVASSSQGKTKKGFDRKRLLSGLLAGAFGLLVVGLGGWWFTLALGVIVHLGLLEFFRMAQFKGMRPATKTTLVACQLLLFSTQWANSGGLPALLPDAVLPLSGAAICGWLLLQPVTGSIADIAASIFGLFYLGFLPSHWLRLRNLTDFDVAPILQRLSLDNSWLSSGLLITLAACLMVVASDIGSYMIGRRFGRHPLSPISPSKTIEGAIGGALCSVVVGALMASVMGWTLGWLSGGLLGALVALFALVGDLTESMMKRDAGVKDSGDALPGHGGILDRIDSYLFTPAVVYYALVLVMPLIAS, from the coding sequence GTGATTTCAGACGTAGCGAGCAGCAGCCAAGGCAAAACCAAGAAGGGTTTTGATCGCAAGCGCTTGCTCAGTGGATTGCTGGCTGGCGCTTTTGGCTTGCTGGTGGTGGGCCTCGGCGGGTGGTGGTTCACGCTCGCGTTGGGGGTGATCGTGCATCTGGGTTTGTTGGAATTTTTCCGAATGGCCCAGTTCAAAGGCATGAGGCCTGCCACAAAAACAACGCTCGTGGCATGCCAGCTCTTGCTCTTCAGCACGCAGTGGGCCAATTCAGGAGGTCTTCCGGCTCTTTTACCTGATGCAGTGCTGCCTTTATCGGGTGCAGCAATCTGTGGTTGGTTGTTATTGCAGCCCGTAACAGGATCGATTGCCGACATTGCCGCTTCAATTTTCGGTTTGTTTTATCTCGGTTTCTTGCCAAGCCATTGGTTAAGACTTCGCAATCTCACTGATTTTGATGTTGCTCCCATTTTGCAACGTTTAAGTCTTGATAATTCCTGGCTTTCATCGGGATTATTGATCACACTTGCTGCCTGTTTGATGGTCGTTGCGAGTGATATTGGCTCTTACATGATTGGTCGTCGATTTGGGCGTCATCCTTTGTCTCCTATCTCTCCGTCGAAAACGATTGAGGGGGCAATCGGAGGTGCGTTGTGCTCTGTTGTGGTGGGAGCTTTGATGGCAAGTGTTATGGGGTGGACTCTGGGGTGGTTGAGTGGAGGCTTGCTTGGAGCATTGGTGGCTCTCTTTGCGCTCGTCGGAGATCTCACTGAGTCGATGATGAAACGAGATGCAGGTGTTAAAGATTCTGGCGATGCTCTCCCTGGTCATGGGGGGATCCTTGACCGGATTGATAGTTATTTATTCACTCCTGCGGTGGTGTATTACGCCTTGGTTTTGGTGATGCCTTTGATCGCAAGTTAG
- a CDS encoding DUF2993 domain-containing protein, giving the protein MPAMNANSSGPLLQLLSNGLQIWIRGQCDEVGELKLTLQGSALQLLRGKLEGVSLTARKVSFQKLPLLRAELKTGALQAHINPSNPGQPIQLSHPFNIDGEVVLSGADLNRAMASDRWRWLADLLSEQLMGLTPLRSLSIDDDLLELQAAVISTHDPVRARFGLQASEGTIQITHLETGKSFLLPMDPGIHIQKAHLKAGQLILEGKATVSP; this is encoded by the coding sequence ATGCCTGCCATGAATGCAAACAGCTCTGGTCCTCTGCTTCAACTGCTCTCCAATGGTTTGCAGATTTGGATCCGAGGTCAATGCGATGAAGTGGGTGAGTTGAAGCTGACTCTCCAAGGATCAGCCTTGCAACTCCTGCGGGGCAAGCTGGAAGGTGTGTCCTTAACAGCCCGGAAGGTGAGTTTTCAAAAACTCCCCCTTCTGCGTGCTGAGCTGAAAACGGGTGCCCTTCAAGCACACATCAATCCCTCCAATCCTGGCCAGCCGATTCAGCTCTCCCATCCCTTCAACATTGATGGGGAGGTGGTGTTAAGCGGAGCCGATCTCAATCGTGCAATGGCCAGTGATCGTTGGAGGTGGCTGGCAGATCTCCTCAGTGAGCAATTGATGGGGCTGACGCCTCTTCGTTCCTTGAGCATCGACGACGATTTACTGGAATTGCAGGCTGCCGTGATTTCAACACATGATCCTGTACGCGCTCGGTTCGGCCTACAAGCCTCAGAGGGCACCATTCAGATCACCCATCTCGAGACAGGAAAATCGTTTTTATTGCCGATGGATCCTGGTATTCACATTCAAAAAGCTCACCTCAAAGCTGGCCAATTAATTCTTGAAGGGAAAGCAACTGTCAGCCCCTAA
- a CDS encoding alpha/beta fold hydrolase: MTNKRILENAASTLLDPLARELLKGLDWLELSCTDAGADHYPVVTVGSGPPVVLLHGFDSSNLEFRRLVPLLKTNNTLIIPDLFGFGFCPRPEQTSYGPELVLKHLDALLDTFSTNEAIGVIGASMGGSVAMELARRHPDRIDRLLLLAPAGLDGKPMPLPPVLDQLGVWFLGRPGVRRGLCRQAFADPDSNVGEPEIEIASLHLKVPGWARSLAAFARSGGFAGCGSPLPSQPLHVLWGEQDRILRAPQKRSAQELLGDKLELVANCGHLPHLDQPELVAKRWRGSECLP; encoded by the coding sequence TTGACCAACAAGCGCATTCTTGAGAACGCAGCCTCCACTCTTCTCGATCCTCTGGCCCGTGAACTGCTCAAAGGCTTGGACTGGTTGGAACTCTCCTGCACCGATGCGGGGGCTGACCACTATCCAGTGGTAACAGTGGGCAGTGGGCCACCGGTGGTGTTGCTGCATGGATTTGATAGTTCCAATCTGGAATTCCGACGTCTTGTACCCCTGCTTAAAACCAACAACACGCTGATCATTCCCGATCTCTTCGGATTCGGGTTCTGCCCAAGACCAGAACAAACCAGCTACGGACCTGAGCTGGTCCTGAAACATCTCGATGCACTTCTGGATACCTTTTCAACAAACGAAGCCATCGGTGTGATCGGGGCCTCAATGGGTGGGTCTGTTGCGATGGAACTCGCGCGGCGACATCCCGACCGCATCGATCGCTTGCTGCTTCTCGCTCCAGCAGGACTGGACGGCAAACCGATGCCACTACCTCCAGTGCTTGACCAACTGGGGGTGTGGTTCTTGGGCAGGCCTGGCGTCAGACGAGGTTTGTGCAGACAAGCCTTTGCCGATCCAGACAGCAACGTTGGCGAACCTGAAATTGAGATTGCATCCCTGCATCTCAAGGTGCCTGGATGGGCGCGTTCGCTAGCGGCGTTCGCCCGCAGCGGAGGGTTTGCAGGTTGCGGTTCACCACTTCCTTCTCAGCCACTGCATGTGCTCTGGGGGGAGCAGGATCGGATCTTGCGCGCTCCTCAAAAACGTTCCGCTCAGGAGTTATTGGGGGACAAGCTTGAATTGGTTGCCAACTGCGGGCATCTTCCCCATCTCGATCAACCGGAGTTGGTGGCAAAACGCTGGCGGGGATCAGAATGCCTGCCATGA
- a CDS encoding iron-containing alcohol dehydrogenase family protein, with protein MTTSLVCHTHAIAPSRVIRGEQAWQRGLPAIADLCQRPALLGRSPATQAIRDGLKADLISNELTVEEVQLNFDCCEDDLIRLEASLKATACDSLIAAGGGKVLDAGKLLAYRLKVPCITVPLSAATCAGWTALANIYSPDGAFVADVALDACPDLLIFDHGLVRQAPNQTLSSGIADALAKWYEASVSSGSSTDGMIQQAVQMARVLRDQLLIDALDAIARPESEAWVRVAEACGLTAGVIGGLGGAQCRTVAAHAVHNGLTQLPSCHGKLHGEKVGFGILVQLRLEERLGGNQLAAQSRRQLLPLLKELGLPVSLQDLGLGETGLHDLRAICSFACRPGSDLHHLPFEVTETDLLEALVSTEADSRSINTSLETEA; from the coding sequence ATGACCACGTCGTTGGTTTGCCACACACATGCCATTGCTCCTTCCCGGGTCATTCGGGGAGAGCAAGCATGGCAACGTGGCCTTCCTGCCATTGCAGACCTCTGTCAAAGACCAGCACTGCTAGGGCGTAGCCCAGCAACTCAAGCCATACGTGATGGTTTGAAGGCTGATCTCATTTCAAACGAACTGACAGTTGAAGAAGTTCAACTCAACTTCGACTGCTGTGAGGATGACCTCATTCGCCTTGAGGCCTCGCTCAAGGCAACTGCGTGTGACTCCTTGATTGCAGCAGGAGGAGGCAAGGTTTTAGACGCAGGAAAGCTCCTGGCCTATCGCCTCAAAGTTCCTTGCATCACAGTGCCGCTCAGTGCAGCAACCTGCGCAGGTTGGACAGCTCTCGCCAACATTTATTCCCCAGATGGAGCGTTTGTTGCCGACGTGGCACTCGATGCTTGCCCAGATCTCCTGATTTTTGATCATGGGCTGGTTCGCCAAGCACCGAATCAAACCCTTTCCAGTGGTATCGCCGACGCCCTAGCCAAGTGGTACGAAGCTTCCGTGAGTAGCGGATCTAGTACGGACGGAATGATCCAACAGGCCGTTCAAATGGCCCGAGTGCTTCGCGATCAACTTTTGATTGATGCCCTTGACGCCATCGCTCGTCCTGAGAGTGAGGCCTGGGTCCGGGTTGCTGAAGCCTGTGGTCTTACCGCCGGAGTGATTGGTGGCCTTGGAGGAGCGCAGTGCAGGACGGTTGCGGCCCATGCAGTCCATAACGGCCTAACGCAATTGCCTTCTTGTCACGGCAAGTTGCACGGGGAAAAAGTGGGATTTGGCATTCTGGTTCAGCTTCGGCTTGAAGAACGCCTTGGTGGCAATCAACTGGCCGCCCAATCCCGTCGCCAACTTCTGCCCTTACTCAAGGAACTTGGTCTACCCGTTTCTCTCCAAGATCTTGGGCTTGGAGAGACAGGATTGCATGATTTGCGCGCCATTTGCAGCTTCGCCTGCCGGCCAGGATCCGACCTACACCATCTCCCCTTCGAGGTCACCGAAACCGATCTGCTTGAAGCTCTCGTGAGCACCGAGGCTGACAGTCGCTCCATCAATACGTCTCTGGAGACTGAAGCTTGA